From the Natronococcus sp. AD-5 genome, one window contains:
- a CDS encoding acyltransferase — MAGRIYSIDSMRIIAMAFIVSIHTDLLRGVGEYGTPINFVIDSSARFAVPFFFVTAGYFFALKTTRRDPIAYFAERAVSIASLYAFGLVLTVPVFLAGSVVREGADRREIPGLIARRTAEFVSPIDLLYYGNSVSEILWFLPALIFSLGLICLISKANMTELLLPIAFGFHGIGLLGASYTMFVDIPFEVRDALFFGFFYSSLGYYIYSADWQPDADRSTLYLGATVLFGALHIAERYVLGYALTGETITQSVYTASYTIATVLVTISLFAFLLSRPNLGKSTPLPSWGNYAVGIYIAHPSVLFVLERAGEALTEMGYEIENTLLWHLVLTPGTFFGALLVYIAVRKLRAIEKGKARLSNVKPVRDRYSK, encoded by the coding sequence ATGGCCGGGCGAATCTACAGTATAGATTCGATGCGAATAATCGCGATGGCGTTCATCGTATCGATCCACACTGACCTGCTCAGGGGGGTCGGAGAATACGGCACCCCGATCAATTTCGTGATAGATTCGTCCGCACGGTTCGCAGTTCCGTTCTTTTTCGTGACTGCGGGGTATTTTTTCGCCCTCAAAACTACCCGCCGCGATCCGATCGCGTATTTTGCCGAACGGGCGGTCAGTATCGCTTCGCTCTACGCGTTCGGACTGGTACTCACCGTTCCGGTGTTTCTCGCGGGGAGCGTCGTCCGCGAAGGCGCCGACCGTCGGGAGATACCGGGTCTCATCGCCCGTAGAACGGCCGAGTTCGTCTCTCCGATCGACCTGCTTTACTACGGGAACTCGGTATCCGAGATACTGTGGTTTCTTCCGGCGCTCATCTTCTCCCTCGGACTCATTTGCCTCATCAGTAAGGCCAACATGACGGAACTTCTCCTTCCTATTGCGTTCGGGTTCCACGGTATCGGCCTCCTGGGTGCGAGCTATACGATGTTCGTCGACATTCCGTTCGAGGTCAGAGACGCGCTGTTCTTCGGGTTCTTTTACAGCAGTCTCGGCTATTACATCTACTCGGCGGATTGGCAGCCGGACGCCGACCGAAGTACGCTCTATCTCGGTGCAACCGTACTGTTCGGAGCGCTCCACATCGCTGAACGCTACGTACTGGGATACGCACTAACGGGAGAGACGATTACCCAGAGCGTCTATACGGCGAGTTACACGATCGCAACCGTTCTGGTTACCATCTCGTTGTTCGCGTTCCTGCTCTCGCGTCCGAACCTCGGAAAATCTACGCCGTTACCGTCGTGGGGGAACTACGCCGTCGGGATTTACATCGCACATCCGTCGGTATTATTCGTCTTGGAGCGAGCGGGCGAGGCGCTGACCGAAATGGGGTACGAGATCGAAAACACGCTTCTGTGGCACCTCGTGTTGACTCCCGGCACCTTCTTCGGGGCCTTGCTCGTCTACATCGCGGTTCGTAAACTACGAGCTATCGAGAAGGGAAAAGCCCGCCTCTCGAACGTGAAGCCGGTTCGAGATCGCTATTCAAAATGA
- a CDS encoding trans-sulfuration enzyme family protein → MTQHDDRSNENRFATIAVGATKSETRPHRGGTSDVVPPIHLSTTFEWGSGDNANEHDYSRESNPTRVALEEQLARLEGGEHALAFASGMAAISTTMLSLVPPGGHLVSSDSIYSGTEKLLTEFAAGHLNVDVDFVDAREPENVAAAVDSETDLIWAETPTNPLMRLCDIQAIADIADDHGIPFGVDGTFASPYFQAPLDLGADIVVHSTTKYLNGHSDSIGGAVITNDEEVFEQLAFAQRVGLGNMLSPFDCYLVARGMKTLPARMEHHETNAMAVARFLESHDRVARVYYPGLESHPQHDLASKQMSGYSGMLSFEFDGTPVELEAFVRGLEVFTPGASLGGVESLVEVPSLMIPDEIDHGEATAEIPETLVRVSVGLEDADDLCEDLRTALP, encoded by the coding sequence ATGACACAACACGATGACCGGTCCAACGAGAACCGATTCGCAACCATCGCCGTCGGCGCCACTAAGAGCGAGACGCGCCCCCACAGAGGTGGAACGAGCGACGTCGTCCCGCCAATCCACCTCTCGACCACGTTCGAGTGGGGCAGCGGGGACAATGCCAACGAACACGACTACTCACGTGAGAGCAACCCGACGCGGGTGGCCCTCGAAGAGCAGTTAGCTCGCCTCGAAGGCGGCGAGCATGCGTTGGCGTTCGCCTCGGGGATGGCCGCTATTTCGACGACGATGCTGTCGCTGGTCCCGCCGGGGGGCCACCTCGTCTCCTCAGACTCTATCTATAGCGGCACCGAAAAACTGCTCACGGAATTCGCTGCCGGACACCTCAACGTCGACGTGGACTTCGTCGATGCCCGCGAACCCGAAAACGTTGCGGCTGCAGTCGATTCAGAAACCGACTTGATTTGGGCAGAGACACCGACCAACCCGCTGATGCGGCTGTGCGACATTCAGGCGATCGCCGACATCGCCGACGACCACGGTATCCCGTTCGGAGTGGACGGTACCTTTGCGAGTCCGTACTTCCAAGCACCGCTCGATCTGGGTGCCGACATTGTCGTCCACAGCACCACTAAGTACCTTAACGGGCATTCCGACTCGATCGGCGGTGCCGTCATTACCAATGACGAAGAGGTCTTTGAGCAATTGGCGTTCGCGCAGCGGGTCGGGCTTGGGAATATGCTGTCACCGTTTGACTGCTATCTGGTTGCGCGAGGGATGAAGACGTTGCCGGCGCGGATGGAACACCACGAGACGAACGCGATGGCGGTTGCGCGGTTCCTCGAGAGCCACGATCGGGTGGCACGTGTCTATTATCCGGGTCTGGAGAGTCACCCGCAACACGACCTTGCGAGTAAGCAGATGTCGGGGTATAGTGGGATGTTGTCGTTCGAGTTTGACGGTACGCCGGTTGAGCTTGAAGCGTTCGTTAGGGGGCTTGAGGTGTTTACGCCGGGGGCGAGCCTTGGTGGGGTTGAGAGTTTGGTTGAGGTGCCGTCATTGATGATTCCCGACGAGATTGACCATGGGGAGGCGACGGCGGAGATTCCCGAGACGCTAGTCCGAGTGTCGGTTGGTCTCGAAGACGCTGATGACCTCTGCGAGGATCTCCGGACGGCGCTGCCGTAG